A region from the Mya arenaria isolate MELC-2E11 chromosome 2, ASM2691426v1 genome encodes:
- the LOC128214117 gene encoding uncharacterized protein LOC128214117, with protein sequence MGVVAETGVDYGAIYGPFPAVGNIPSAHFIGYLTSDSVRETASVRVDVRHNQLGTVDVHDNQLGTAWLPYVRAARSMDEQNMEAYTKDGHIYYRTLQIIRSGKELLVWYSKDFAQILGIHVSLTPIDGDEIPCPKCGESFQYQYSMLAHARFRCNGSQSTSSISPGRRHPKTDHALPSPSFSDGHASDNSDNSDIRILKRKSDSDVDLDLSPAKVMVVEENNNVATPPQCSPKAERERGEAGSAFRKVEKSTVSHSPTGQSNEARTSVHRQESRSIANEMLQEKSQDNLMRHLYNKRMMPSAALNNRFVGGFGMMMPNWLVPKSSSTQQYIDPRLYAERCPVPTSSKPNFFQNLPGPINVLSQDAIRSYPNGEMLSKQILMEQLRKSQLPCVPTANPMVEKILQTASTPPILQRPIQQMNLAQNWCAKCNATFRMTSDLVYHMRSHHKREFDPIKRKRDDKLQCDVCKETFKERHHLTRHMTSHS encoded by the exons ATGGGTGTGGTGGCGGAGACGGGCGTCGACTATGGCGCCATCTACGGCCCGTTTCCCGCTGTCGGCAATATCCCGTCGGCACATTTCATTGGCTACCTGACCAGCGACAGTGTTAGGGAAACGGCTTCAGTCAGG GTGGACGTACGCCACAACCAGCTGGGAACG GTGGATGTTCATGACAATCAGCTGGGAACGGCCTGGTTGCCGTACGTGAGAGCGGCGCGGTCGATGGACGAACAGAATATGGAGGCTTACACAAAGGATGGACACATTTACTATAG GACCTTGCAGATCATTCGAAGCGGGAAGGAGCTACTTGTCTGGTACAGCAAAGACTTCGCCCAGATTCTCGGAATACACGTTTCCCTAACTCCGATAG ATGGTGACGAAATTCCGTGTCCGAAATGCGGGGAGAGTTTCCAGTACCAGTATTCAATGTTAGCGCATGCGCGCTTCCGGTGTAACGGTTCACAAAGCACCAGTTCAATAAGTCCTGGTCGCAGACACCCCAAAACAGATCACGCTCTACCAAGTCCAAGTTTTAGCGACGGGCACGCAAGTGACAATTCTGATAACTCAGACATAAGGATATTAAAACGTAAAAGTGATTCTGatgttgaccttgacctaagtcCAGCCAAGGTCATGGTTGTAGAGGAGAATAACAATGTCGCCACGCCCCCTCAGTGTTCTCCAAAAGCGGAACGAGAGAGAGGTGAAGCTGGAAGTGCTTTCAGGAAAGTGGAAAAGTCGACTGTAAGCCACTCCCCAACCGGACAGTCTAATGAGGCAAGAACATCTGTTCACAGACAAGAATCTAGATCAATCGCAAATGAAATGTTACAGGAAAAAAGCCAGGACAACTTAATGCGTCATCTGTACAATAAGAGAATGATGCCATCGGCTGCATTGAACAACCGTTTTGTTGGCGGGTTTGGAATGATGATGCCAAATTGGCTTGTTCCGAAATCATCCAGCACCCAGCAGTACATTGATCCACGGTTATATGCCGAAAGGTGCCCAGTGCCAACGTCAAGCAAACCGAACTTTTTTCAGAACCTTCCCGGACCAATAAATGTGCTATCCCAGGACGCCATAAGGTCGTATCCAAACGGTGAAATGTTGAGTAAGCAGATTCTGATGGAGCAACTACGAAAATCTCAGCTTCCGTGCGTGCCGACGGCGAATCCAATGGTTGAGAAAATTCTGCAGACCGCCTCCACTCCGCCAATACTGCAGCGTCCAATACAGCAAATGAATCTGGCCCAAAACTGGTGCGCAAAATGTAACGCGACGTTCCGCATGACTAGCGATCTCGTTTACCACATGCGATCTCACCACAAGCGAGAGTTTGACCCAATTAAGCGGAAACGAGATGACAAACTACAGTGTGACGTGTGCAAAGAAACTTTCAAAGAACGTCATCATCTCACACGACATATGACGTCACACAGTTGA